One part of the Perognathus longimembris pacificus isolate PPM17 chromosome 10, ASM2315922v1, whole genome shotgun sequence genome encodes these proteins:
- the Ccdc66 gene encoding coiled-coil domain-containing protein 66 isoform X5 → MGLLPKNKTVSSILDDNESLLNKNQEASEQYEQKTVIKNKWQPADIFSTLGERERDKSLLEAKRAQWRKELDEQVALKKKEKEASEKWNHPWKKPESDKIVWEKLQILNQSKTSADSSNVWLQSPCQVTMADGYSLLRDSQILESQEHDRWAVHFDSLKNHPGSQSRLSSQFTPKHPEYFCVSPDTQDLADVSSVYTLTPGSHIEPSEEEHIVKPVSDVAVANSQKTNFLRSMTALLDPAQIEERDRRRQKQLEHQKAITAQVEEKRRKKQLEEEQRRKEEQEEEQRLLREREEMQKQYEEDIVKQKQKEEIMTLKTNELFQKMQRAQELAHRLKQEQRIRDLAQKGHDTSRLVKNLGVDAMQVDDRVSTNISSSGHDSDEAVGKMNTCISSTISSKKDTGVQTDDLNTRNFTNTLSHCGSVIERENTHCSSPEISVEFDGQLNTKKDKQGLSQDRIANLEKENSWCNDQCNQSITEKQTKLLKKCPKRPAWNINKPLKRYVPASEKYPKQLQKQREEKKVRRQMELLQLVERNNSEHLSQNRGTSPEHFHSSYPETESKIRWHLVNKEEEPMKINSNSISEERLQSSPVPAVKTRTQQTQTNTLHLPLKNSYKRETVSEDGETPVMFEPSNFIPYVRTNEIYYLDPDAPLSRPSTDHDCSQEQRLALGSVRDPLLNPNLVKNRDRQQAILKGLSELRQGLLQKQKELETNFMSLAANQEENFSSSF, encoded by the exons ATGAACAGGTTGctttaaagaagaaggaaaaagaagcttCTGAAAAATGGAATCATCCTTGGAAAAAACCTGAGAGTGATAAAATAGTATGGGAAAAACTTCAAATTCTTAACCAGTCTAAG acttctGCTGACTCTTCAAATGTTTGGTTACAGTCTCCTTGTCAGGTTACAATGGCTGATGGGTACTCACTACTTAGAGATAGCCAGATTTTAGAG AGTCAGGAACATGACAGATGGGCAGTGCATTTTGATTCATTAAAGAATCATCCTGGTTCTCAGTCTCGGCTGTCATCTCAGTTCACACCAAAACACCCGGAGTACTTCTGTGTCTCCCCTGACACTCAGGATCTGGCTGATGTCAGCAGTGTATATACTCTTACTCCTGGAAGTCACATTGAACCTTCAGAGGAAGAGCATATAGTAAAACCTGTTAGCGATGTTGCTGTGGCAAACAGTCAGAAAACAAA CTTCCTTCGTTCTATGACTGCTCTCTTAGACCCAGCACAGATTGAGGAACGGGACAGGCGGCGACAAAAACAGTTAGAACATCAG AAAGCAATCACGGCGCAGGTGGAAGAAAAGcgcagaaaaaaacaactggaagaagagcaaagaaggaaggaagaacaagaagaagagcaACGCTTATTACGAGAACGAGAAGAGATGCAGAAGCAGTATGAAGAAGATATcgttaagcaaaaacaaaaggaa GAAATCATGACTCTCAAGACAAATGAGCTATTCCAAAAAATGCAGAGAGCACAGGAATTGGCACACAGACTGAAACAAGAACAGAGAATCCGAGACTTGGCTCAAAAAGGACATGATACTTCTAGATTGGTGAAAAATCTTGGTG TAGATGCAATGCAAGTGGATGATAGGGTATCCACTAACATTTCAAGTTCAGGACATGACTCTGATGAAGCTGTCGGCAAAATGAATACGTGTATCAGTTCTACCATCTCTTCCAAGAAAGATACTGGTGTGCAAACAG atgACTTAAATACAAGAAATTTCACTAACACATTATCACATTGTGGATCAGTGATAGAAAGGGAAAATACACATTGTTCTTCTCCTGAGATTTCTGTAGAATTTGATGGACAGCTTAACactaaaaaagacaagcaaggacTAAGTCAGGATAGAATAGCcaacttagaaaaagaaaatagctggTGTAATGACCAGTGTAATCAGTCCataacagagaaacaaacaaagctCCTGAAGAAATGCCCTAAAAGGCCTGCTTGGAATATAAATAAACCTCTCAAAAGGTATGTTCCAGCATCAGAAAAGTACCCTAAACAGCTtcaaaagcagagagaagaaaaaaaagtaagaaggcaGATGGAGTTGCTTCAATTGGTAGAGAGAAATAATTCTGAACACCTTTCTCAAAATAGAGGCACTTCGCCAGAACATTTTCATTCATCCTATCCTGAAACTGAGTCAAAGATCAGGTGGCATCTAGTGAACAAG GAAGAAGAACCTATGAAAATTAATTCAAATTCAATCAGTGAAGAAAG gttaCAGTCATCACCAGTTCCAGCAGTGAAAACCAGAACTCAACAAACTCAGACTAATACCTTACACTTACCACTAAAAAACAGCTACAAAAGAGAAACAGTGTCAGAAGATGGCGAAACACCTGTGATGTTTGAACCATCCAATTTTATTCCTTATGTTCGGACAAATGAGATATATTATCTGGATCCAGATGCACCCTTGTCTAGGCCTTCGACTGATCACG ATTGTAGCCAAGAGCAACGACTTGCTCTTGGCTCTGTCAGAGATCCACTTCTTAATCCTAACTTGGTAAAGAACAGAGATCGACAACAAGCAATTCTTAAAGGACTTTCAGAACTACGACAG GGCCTTCTCCAGAAGCAAAAGGAGTTGGAAACTAATTTCATGTCTTTAGCTGCAAATCAAGAAGAGAATTTTAGTTCTTCATTTTAA